The Methylocystis sp. ATCC 49242 region GCAGGCCACCTTGGTGTGCGCGCCCGCGTTGATATTGGCCGAACTGCGCACGATCACCGCCGTGATCGGCAGGCCGCCGATCATTCCGCTGACGAAATTGCCGACGCCCTGCGCCTTCAGCTCCTGATTGGTCGGGGCCGTTCGCTTGAGCGGATCGAGCTTGTCCGCCGCCTCCAGGCTGAGCAGCGTCTCCAGGCTGCCCACAAGGGCCAGAGTCGCCCCGGTAACGTAAATTTGAGGATCGGTCAGCCGGCCAAAATCAGGAAATTTGAGCTGATGAGCGAAATCGATCGGCCCCGAAATCATCGGCAGAGTAACGAGATGTTGCGACGCAACCGCGAGAGACGGCAGGAGCGCTTGCGCGACCGCGTTATATGTCACACCGAAGATGACGGCGACGAGCGGACCCGGCACGAGCGAGAGGACGCGATGTTTCTTGATCCGGGACGTTTCCCAGAAAAGCAGGATGGCCATGGACGCGAGCGCCACGATCGTCGCGCCGGGCGAGACGGCCTTCAGCGACTCCCACACGAATGAGAATGTCGCGCCCTTGTCGTCCTCGACGAATGAAAGATCGCTTTCCGCATCCGCGTCGTACCCGACCGCATGCGGCAACTGCTTCATGATGAGGATGAGGCCGATCGCCGCCAGCATTCCCTTGATGACGGCGGACGGAAAATAGGCGCCGATCAGGCCGGCGCCGAGAAAACCCATCGCAAGCTGGAAAATGCCGGAAATCGCGACGGCGAGAAGCACGCCGTCGTATCCGAATTTCTCGATCGCGACGGCCACGATCACGGTCAGGCCGGCCGCGGGGCCGGAGACGCTGAGCTGGGACCCGCTGACGACCGATACGATCAGGCCGCCCACGATGCCGGCGATGACGCCGGCGAAAGGCGGCGCCCCAGACGCCACGGCGATGCCGAGGCAAAGCGGCAACGCAACCAGAAACACGACGACGCCCGCCGGAATGTCATGGTCGAGGTAACGCAGGTAATAGTCGAAATGCTTCTTCAGCACGCTCACGCACTCCTGTTGAGGGTCTTGCCGCCAGTCCCGCCGATCAGAAGCCGTCGACGTCGTATTGCTGGTAGATAACGTCGACGTCGCTTCCAGCCGGAAGCGTCACCAATTGCTGCAGCACGCCGTCATCCAGCCCATAGACCCAGCCGTGAAGCATTGGACGCTGGTCGTTCTTCCAGGCGGTCTGCACGATGGAAGTGTGCGACAGGCGGCGCACCTGTTCGATCACATTCAGTTCGACGAGCCGATTGGCCTTTTCGACGGACGTGTCCAGAGCGTCGATCTCCGCGCGATGCATCCGGTAGATGTCCTTGATGTGCATCAACCATTTGTTGAGCAGCACCAGATCCGGACGCTGGCGGTCGAGCGCGGCTTTCACGCCGCCGCAATTGTAATGGCCGCAGACGATGATGTGCTGAACCTTCAACACCTGCACCGCATATTGAATGACGCTGAGGCTGTTGAAATCCGTCGCGATCACCTGATTGGCGATATTGCGATGAGCGAAGATTTCGCCCGGCTCCGCATTCACGATGATGTCGGCCGGCACGCGGCTGTCGGCGCAGCCGATCCACAGAAATTCGGGCTTCTGATCGGCAGCCAACCGCTCGAAAAAGTCAGGCTCGCGCAGCTTTTTTTCTTCGGCCCAGGCCTTGTTTTCGAGCAGCAGTCTCTCGTGTGATTTCATTTGAAGCCCATCAAGTTTATGCTCACGGCGCAGCCGCAAGGCGACGTGCCCCCCGAATGTTACAGCATTGCGACTGGAAGCGTCGCTTATGCTCGCCTCCGGCTTCGCCACGTGTCAGCGGGCCTCGGGCGCCATATTTACACGGTTCGGAAACATTGCAGAAACGTGGCGTCGTCTCAAGAGCCAAATCGTTGATTCTATAGGTCCACTCTGAACTATTTGAATTACGCCACACAGCTTTCGCTTGATGAGCGCGGACAGTAGCGCAGCTGCTTTCCCTGCAGTTCGCGCCACACCATCGGCAGGGTCGCGGTGATGTCGTCCGCAATCAATCCCGGGCCGAAGATTTCCGCGGCGCGCGCGTGCATCCAGGCGGCGCAGGACGCCGCTGCAAAAGCATCCATGCGTTGCGCAAGAAGGCCCGCGATAATTCCTGTCAGCACGTCGCCCGAGCCCGCGGTGGCGAGCCACGGCGTCGCCCAGGGCAGGATCGAGGCGCGTCCGTCGGGCGCCGCGACGACCGTGTCGGGCCCCTTGTAGAGCAAGACCGCACCGCTCACGCGCGCCGCATCGCGCGCCTTGTCGAGCTTCGAGCGAAGGGCGCGATCACTGTCGCACTCGGAAAAGAGGCGTCCGAATTCTCCGGCGTGAGGCGTCATCACAACGGGTCCGGGCGCCGCGCGCGTCGCGCGCCAAAGACGGAAAGGATCGTCAGCGAAACTCGTCAACGCGTCGGCGTCGAGCACCGCGGCGCGGCGATAGGCCTGCGGCGTGAGCGCCGTCTCGACCTGCCGGCAGCTTTCCTCGCTCACGCCGAGGCCGGGACCGATCGCCACGGCGTTCTTGCGCTCGTCCGACAGCACGGCCGCAAGGCCCTTCGCGCCATCCGCCGGACGCACCATGACCGATGTGAGCGCGCTGGCGTTGACCGCGAGCGCCTCGGTCGGGCTCGCGAGCGTGACGAGCCCGGCGCCTGCGCGCAAGGCCGCCGCCGCGGAAAGCCGCGCCGCGCCGGTGAAGGAAGCGCCGCCGGAAACCACGAGCGCGTGGCCGCGCGAATATTTGTGGCCCTCGATCTGCGGCAGCGGCAGTTCCTGCTGCCAGAGCGCCGGCATGTTCACGAAGGTCTTGACGTCGATCGTCGCGAGCGCCGAGGAGCGGATGCCGATATGGGCGCAGGTCAGCGCTCCGCAGCGCGAACGGCCCGGCAGCAGCAAATGGCCAGTCTTCACGCGAAAGAAGGTTACGGTCGCGTCGGCCTCGACGGCGGCGCCGCGAATCGCGCCGGTCGTGCCGTCGACGCCGCTCGGAATATCCACGCTGACGACATTCTGCTTCGTCTCGCGGCGCCACTGGTTCAGCCGCTTCACCAGCGCCTGCGCCTCGGGATCGAGATCGCGCGCGAGGCCGGTGCCGAACAGCGCGTCGATCACCAGATCGACCCCGGTGAAATCGCAGTCCTGCGCAGGAATCACCTCGCCGACCCAGCCCGCCGCCGCCCGCGCCGCGTCGCCGCGCAGCTGATTCGGCGGCACGAGAGACGCGACGCGCACCTTGTAGCGCTGCCCGCGAAGCAGCCGCGCCGCGACATAACCGTCACCACCGTTATTGCCCGGCCCGCAAAGCACCAGCACGCGACGGCCGCTCGTGCGTTGCAGAATCTGGCTGGTGACGCGCGCCAGCGCCGCCGCCGCCTTCTCCATCAGCGCCATGCCGGGCACGCCGCTTTCGATCGTCAAGCGATCGGCGCGCGCCATCTGCTCTGTCGTGAGAAGCTCGAGAGGAAAAGGACCATACGGCATGAGCCGGATGGTGACCGAAGGCGACGCCCGGCGCAATGGGCGGCGCCGCGAGAATGACGGAAACGCCTCAATATTTGGCGCCGCATTCCGTCGCGCCAAGCTTTACGCTATGTGTGCGGCTCATGCTGACGGCTATCCTTCTCGCCTATGACCCGCCTGCGCAGCCCCTGCGCGGCGACTCCGTGGCCCGCAGTCTCGGGTCGCTTGTCGAAGCCTGCGTTCAGGGGCTTGTCGCCGACGCCGTTCTCGTCGGGGCGCCGGAGCGCGGATTTGGCCGGATCGCCGATGACGCGGGCTGCGCGCTCGTCGAGACGTCGCGCCCGGACGAGGGGCTGGCGCAAGCGCTCACGCTCGCGCGACATGACGATGTCCTGCTGATGCTCGCGGGTTATGCTGTCGAACGCGGTTTCATCGACGAAGTGCAGGACAATTTCGCCTATGGCGATCACAAGCGCCCGCTCGTCCTTCGCGCGGCGCCGAATTCGTTGCTCACACGAGTTGCGCCGCAGCTCGCGGCGCCTGTCGGAATCATCGCCCGCAGAAGTGACCTTCGCGGCGCCGCCTCGTCCGATCTTGCGCGACTGACAAAAAAAATGGTGGGCGTGGATCTGACGACCCGCGCCCGCCGCATTTTCTAGAGCCTCAACGCGCGAAAGTGTTGCAGGCGTCGATGCTGCCGGTCTGAAGGCCCTTCAGCAGATATTGCGTGCGTTGCGCCGATGAGCCGTGCGTGAAGCTGTCGGGCACGACATAGCCGCGCTGG contains the following coding sequences:
- a CDS encoding SulP family inorganic anion transporter → MLKKHFDYYLRYLDHDIPAGVVVFLVALPLCLGIAVASGAPPFAGVIAGIVGGLIVSVVSGSQLSVSGPAAGLTVIVAVAIEKFGYDGVLLAVAISGIFQLAMGFLGAGLIGAYFPSAVIKGMLAAIGLILIMKQLPHAVGYDADAESDLSFVEDDKGATFSFVWESLKAVSPGATIVALASMAILLFWETSRIKKHRVLSLVPGPLVAVIFGVTYNAVAQALLPSLAVASQHLVTLPMISGPIDFAHQLKFPDFGRLTDPQIYVTGATLALVGSLETLLSLEAADKLDPLKRTAPTNQELKAQGVGNFVSGMIGGLPITAVIVRSSANINAGAHTKVACIVHGWLLMLSVMFLATVLNMIPLACLAAVLLLTGYKLAKPKLVKEQYEKGFNQFAPFAVTIAAILVTDLLKGMAIGMAVGLFFVLRANYHSAFTLTRDGKNYLLRLQKDVSFLNKAPLRTYLESIDEDSYLMIDGSRATFIDQDIMETLEDFIKAASDKNIRVELKNVRGLTPNNNGLVAA
- a CDS encoding carbonic anhydrase, with the protein product MKSHERLLLENKAWAEEKKLREPDFFERLAADQKPEFLWIGCADSRVPADIIVNAEPGEIFAHRNIANQVIATDFNSLSVIQYAVQVLKVQHIIVCGHYNCGGVKAALDRQRPDLVLLNKWLMHIKDIYRMHRAEIDALDTSVEKANRLVELNVIEQVRRLSHTSIVQTAWKNDQRPMLHGWVYGLDDGVLQQLVTLPAGSDVDVIYQQYDVDGF
- a CDS encoding bifunctional ADP-dependent NAD(P)H-hydrate dehydratase/NAD(P)H-hydrate epimerase, with the protein product MPYGPFPLELLTTEQMARADRLTIESGVPGMALMEKAAAALARVTSQILQRTSGRRVLVLCGPGNNGGDGYVAARLLRGQRYKVRVASLVPPNQLRGDAARAAAGWVGEVIPAQDCDFTGVDLVIDALFGTGLARDLDPEAQALVKRLNQWRRETKQNVVSVDIPSGVDGTTGAIRGAAVEADATVTFFRVKTGHLLLPGRSRCGALTCAHIGIRSSALATIDVKTFVNMPALWQQELPLPQIEGHKYSRGHALVVSGGASFTGAARLSAAAALRAGAGLVTLASPTEALAVNASALTSVMVRPADGAKGLAAVLSDERKNAVAIGPGLGVSEESCRQVETALTPQAYRRAAVLDADALTSFADDPFRLWRATRAAPGPVVMTPHAGEFGRLFSECDSDRALRSKLDKARDAARVSGAVLLYKGPDTVVAAPDGRASILPWATPWLATAGSGDVLTGIIAGLLAQRMDAFAAASCAAWMHARAAEIFGPGLIADDITATLPMVWRELQGKQLRYCPRSSSESCVA
- a CDS encoding transposase; the encoded protein is MTETPQYLAPHSVAPSFTLCVRLMLTAILLAYDPPAQPLRGDSVARSLGSLVEACVQGLVADAVLVGAPERGFGRIADDAGCALVETSRPDEGLAQALTLARHDDVLLMLAGYAVERGFIDEVQDNFAYGDHKRPLVLRAAPNSLLTRVAPQLAAPVGIIARRSDLRGAASSDLARLTKKMVGVDLTTRARRIF